The genomic window TGCCCCCTGGCGCCGCCCCCACCTGCAGTTTTCAATGGTCCGCACCATGTCTCTCATCCGTGCCCTGATCAGCACCGCCCGCATGGTCCGGCACACCCCGCGGCTCGCCGACGGGCTGTCCCCGGACGACTCGGTGCTGCTCGACGCGCCCGACGAGTGGCTCGGACCCGCACTCGTCGCCGCCGCGCTCGGCGACCACAAGCCCGCCGCCAAACTGCTGGCCACCACGCGCGACGCGGCCGAGTGGGAGAACCGCGACCGCTACGTGACCCGCCTCGCGGCGTTCGCCCACAACCGGGGCGACTGGCTGAGCGGCTGGCTCGCCGCCACACCCCGCGACCCCGACGCGCTGCTCGTGAAGGCCGAGCTCGCGGTGCGCCGGGCCTGGGAGTCCCCGGCGCGCGCCGAGCGGCTGCGCGAGGTCGGGCCGCTGATCGACGCCGCGGCCGGGGCCGCCCCGCGCGACCCGGTGCCCTGGCGGCTCGCGCTGGACCACGCGCGCGGCACGCATGCGACGCACACCGCGTTCGAGGCGTTGTGGGAGCAGGCCGTGCGCCGCTCCTCGCACCACTACGGCTGTCATGTCGCCGCGCTCCAGTACCTCTCCGCCGTCTGGTACGGCTCGCACCGCGAGTGCTTCGACTTCGCCGAGCGGGCGGCCGAGGACGCGCTCCCCGGCTCCCTGGTGCAGGCCCTGCCCGTGCGGGCCGCGTTCGCGCTGCTGCTCAACGGCGACCCGAGCGCCGTCCAGCAGGACCGGATCGACGCGGCCGCGGATCTGGCGATCGCGCTGTCCGCCGAGTACGCGGCAGGCGATCCGTGGCCCGCGGAGGTCCGGAACCTGCTGGCGTACGTGCTGATCGCGCGGCGCCGCTGGGCCGAGGCGCTGGAGCAGTTCCGGCTGATCGGCCCGAACGCGACCTCGTTCCCGTGGAACTGCCTGACGGACGATCCGCTCGGGCAGTTCCTTGAGGCGAGGGACGGCGTACGGATCGAGGTGGCGTCGACGATGCCGCTCCGGCGGACGACGTCGGCACCGGCACCGGCATCGGCATCGGCAGGGCGGTCCGGAGCACGAAGCGCGCTGGGCGCGGGGGGTACGGGTACGGGCGCGGGTGCGGGTACGGGGGGTGCGCCGGACCGGCCGCCGGGGCCGTTCCGCGGACGGGCCGGACAGAGCCCGTCCGGCGGCCATTACGCTTGACCGCTGTGACCACCGCTCGCCTGCCCCTCTTCCCGCTCAACGCGGTACTTTTCCCGGGCCTCGTCCTGCCGCTGAACGTCTTCGAGGAGCGTTATCGCGCCATGATGCGCGAACTGCTGAAGACGGACGAGTCCGAACCCCGCCGGTTCGCCGTGGTCGCCATCCGCGACGGCCGCGAAGTCGCGCCCACCTCACCGGGGATGCCGGACCCGACCGCGGTGCCCGAGAAAGGCCCCGCGGCGGGGTTCGGCTCCGACCCGATCCAGGCCTTCCACCGAGTGGGCTGCATCGCCGACGCCGCGACGATCCGCGAGCGGGAGAACGGCAGCTTCGAAGTGCTCGCCACCGGCACGACCCGGGTCAAGCTGCTCTCCGTCGACGCCAGTGGCCCCTTCCTGACCGCCGAACTGGAGGAGATCCCGGAGGA from Streptomyces sp. FIT100 includes these protein-coding regions:
- a CDS encoding LON peptidase substrate-binding domain-containing protein, coding for MTTARLPLFPLNAVLFPGLVLPLNVFEERYRAMMRELLKTDESEPRRFAVVAIRDGREVAPTSPGMPDPTAVPEKGPAAGFGSDPIQAFHRVGCIADAATIRERENGSFEVLATGTTRVKLLSVDASGPFLTAELEEIPEESGDGAGALAEGVLRAFRSYQKRLAGARERSLSTGADLPDEPSVVSYLVAAAAVLDTPAKQRLLQAPDTATRLREELTLLRSETAVIRHLPSLPAVELTRAPTSPN